The Bremerella cremea genome window below encodes:
- the cysD gene encoding sulfate adenylyltransferase subunit CysD, protein MASPETNAADELQGNFKHLRMLEEESIYILREVAECFENPVLLYSIGKDSSVLLHLARKAFYPEKPPIPLLHVDSTWEFREMIEFRDTYVRGELGIEVLVEINQDGVERGVNPFDFSSSVYTDVMRTQPLKSALTRNRFDAAIGGGRREEERSRAKERIFSFRDKHHRWDPRNQRPELWRLYNTWVHRGESMRVFPLSDWTEEEIWQYILLENIPLVPLYFSKDRPIVHRDGNLIMVDDERMPLSRGEKAEMMKVRFRTLGCYPVTGAIKSNACTVSEIVRELRSTRLSERAGRAIDKDEEAAMERKKRQGYF, encoded by the coding sequence ATGGCAAGTCCAGAAACAAACGCCGCAGATGAGCTTCAAGGCAACTTCAAACATCTTAGAATGCTGGAAGAAGAGAGCATTTACATCTTGCGAGAAGTTGCCGAGTGTTTCGAGAATCCAGTCCTCCTTTACTCCATCGGCAAGGACTCCAGCGTTCTCCTGCACCTCGCTCGCAAGGCATTTTATCCTGAGAAGCCACCAATCCCGCTGCTCCATGTCGACTCGACATGGGAATTCCGCGAGATGATCGAATTCCGGGACACCTACGTTCGCGGAGAACTGGGGATTGAGGTTCTCGTGGAAATCAATCAGGACGGAGTCGAGCGAGGCGTGAATCCGTTTGATTTCTCTAGTAGCGTCTATACCGATGTCATGCGGACGCAACCGCTGAAATCCGCCCTGACACGCAATCGTTTTGACGCCGCAATCGGCGGAGGACGGAGAGAAGAAGAGCGATCGCGGGCGAAAGAACGCATTTTTTCGTTTCGTGACAAACATCATCGATGGGATCCACGCAACCAGCGTCCAGAGCTCTGGCGCCTCTACAACACGTGGGTCCATCGCGGTGAGAGTATGCGTGTGTTTCCACTTTCGGATTGGACCGAGGAAGAAATATGGCAATACATACTTCTCGAAAACATCCCACTTGTACCGCTCTATTTTTCCAAGGACCGACCAATCGTTCATCGTGATGGCAACTTGATCATGGTAGACGACGAGCGAATGCCGCTGAGCCGAGGAGAGAAAGCAGAGATGATGAAGGTGCGATTTCGGACACTGGGATGTTACCCAGTGACTGGCGCCATTAAATCGAACGCATGCACGGTATCGGAAATTGTGCGAGAACTTCGATCGACACGTTTGTCAGAACGTGCTGGCCGAGCGATCGACAAAGATGAAGAAGCAGCAATGGAACGCAAAAAGCGACAAGGATATTTCTAA
- a CDS encoding sulfate adenylyltransferase subunit 1 produces the protein MFTHPTSTTDIDLQHEHPPFGILRLLTCGSVDDGKSTLIGRLLLETGAVYEDHLQSLQLETKRHGTTELLIDPALLVDGLEDERAQGITIDVAYRYVRSPRRKVIIADSPGHEQYTRNMVTAASRSDVALILVDARKGIVQQTKRHAIIASLLGIKRFILAVNKMDLIDEKQRVYDAIARSFREFAQSLGELETTAIPLSGLCGDNVCRRSLQMPWYEGPTLLEALESSPDSQCVQKDLFKFPIQRVVRPNSEFRGVSGTILSGSIRVNDPIIVLPQGTRSTVRSIVTMEGELSSANGGQAVTITLEDEIDLARGDWIVSLDSESHVSQNVYAKLVWMARDELELGRTYFLRCVTKKTMAEVESVESVIDIETGSDKQATTLRLNEIGRCRVLLHEPIVHDHYNAARDTGAFILVDKISHETVAAGIILPPEEAREGTGRSNDGRVHSGSSVSKIPVGSQAARLEHDSVTVLVSGDDRQKHVDIAQKLSSELYEAGFHVVVVDEALIGEGIADAFGISSLEGRKRLVRNLQIAHVLNQFGIISLVPVEMADLRMNENALPMLECEKYMIVETKSSDSWSASPIERNLSTEEEPRSSNAEKESSPIRVLPAYSDGAESIHHLIDAIVTRVRK, from the coding sequence ATGTTCACACACCCAACTAGCACAACAGATATCGATCTTCAGCATGAACACCCGCCGTTTGGGATTCTTCGACTTCTGACATGCGGAAGTGTTGATGACGGAAAGAGTACTTTGATTGGACGCTTATTGCTGGAAACTGGCGCAGTTTACGAAGATCATCTGCAATCGTTACAGCTTGAAACGAAGCGTCACGGAACCACGGAGTTGCTTATTGATCCCGCGTTACTTGTCGATGGCCTTGAAGACGAAAGGGCTCAGGGCATTACGATCGATGTTGCTTATCGGTATGTTCGATCACCTCGGCGGAAGGTCATTATCGCCGATAGTCCAGGACACGAGCAGTATACCAGAAACATGGTGACGGCTGCCTCGCGATCGGATGTTGCCTTGATTTTGGTCGATGCCAGGAAGGGAATTGTTCAGCAAACCAAGCGCCATGCCATCATTGCTTCGCTGCTCGGAATCAAGCGATTCATTTTGGCTGTCAACAAAATGGATCTAATTGACGAGAAGCAGCGAGTCTACGACGCCATCGCTCGTTCCTTCCGAGAATTCGCCCAATCACTTGGCGAGCTAGAAACAACCGCGATCCCCTTGTCTGGCCTTTGCGGCGATAATGTTTGTCGCCGAAGTTTGCAGATGCCCTGGTACGAGGGGCCTACCCTGCTAGAAGCGTTGGAGTCTTCTCCTGATTCTCAATGCGTTCAAAAAGACCTTTTTAAATTTCCAATTCAGCGTGTCGTTCGCCCTAATTCCGAGTTCCGGGGAGTCAGCGGCACCATTCTCTCTGGCTCGATCCGCGTCAACGATCCAATCATTGTGCTACCTCAAGGAACAAGGTCAACGGTGCGTTCGATCGTCACGATGGAGGGAGAATTATCATCAGCAAATGGCGGACAAGCGGTGACGATTACGCTGGAAGATGAGATTGATCTTGCACGAGGTGATTGGATTGTATCGCTCGACAGTGAATCTCACGTGAGTCAGAACGTTTATGCCAAACTGGTCTGGATGGCGAGAGACGAACTCGAATTGGGAAGAACCTACTTTCTGAGATGCGTCACCAAGAAAACGATGGCGGAAGTCGAATCCGTTGAATCTGTGATCGACATCGAAACGGGCAGCGACAAACAGGCGACGACTCTCCGCCTCAATGAGATTGGTCGGTGCCGTGTCCTACTTCACGAACCAATCGTGCATGATCATTACAACGCCGCCCGCGACACCGGCGCATTTATTCTCGTGGACAAGATTTCGCACGAGACGGTCGCTGCAGGAATTATTTTACCACCGGAAGAAGCCAGAGAGGGAACCGGCCGTAGCAATGACGGTCGCGTTCACTCCGGAAGTTCTGTGAGCAAAATCCCGGTGGGTTCTCAAGCTGCTCGACTGGAGCACGATTCTGTCACGGTACTTGTATCAGGAGATGACCGCCAGAAACACGTGGATATCGCTCAGAAGCTTTCGTCTGAGTTATACGAAGCGGGGTTTCATGTGGTGGTTGTGGATGAAGCTTTGATTGGTGAAGGGATCGCCGATGCATTTGGCATTTCGAGCTTGGAAGGTCGTAAACGACTCGTTCGCAACCTTCAGATTGCACATGTTCTCAATCAATTCGGAATTATCTCCCTCGTCCCCGTAGAAATGGCTGACCTACGAATGAACGAGAACGCTTTGCCAATGCTTGAATGCGAAAAGTACATGATCGTTGAAACGAAGTCGTCTGATAGCTGGAGTGCGAGTCCGATCGAGAGGAATCTGTCCACCGAAGAAGAACCCCGATCATCAAACGCTGAGAAGGAAAGCAGCCCGATAAGGGTGCTTCCAGCTTACTCGGATGGAGCGGAATCGATCCACCATTTAATCGACGCGATCGTTACCAGGGTGCGAAAATAG
- a CDS encoding polysaccharide deacetylase family protein, with the protein MTLLTYRKMAKQAEKLGLNRLVRLVGSWRGLLVLTYHRIGNAEQCEFDRGVYSTDEATFARQMEFIRRHFEVVSVDDVMRKPADHWKRRQAVLVTFDDGYIDNYEIAFPILKRLDIPALFFVTSGFIDQRSIAWWDEIAWMMRKQYAGVEEDQVDDAIVDVVEKFYEISASESEDYLNRVGDQAQTGRYQGASPVWMNWGMLREMAAAGMSFGGHTVSHPILTRTSTSNWEHELTEGRRRLEEELDVDVQVFSYPVGNPDCFSSDLKQQTAKHYQAAFSCYGGVNQGKAAGSWDRFDLRRWPVYGPMRQFRMTTTWPQLLN; encoded by the coding sequence ATGACGTTGCTTACCTATCGCAAAATGGCCAAGCAAGCCGAAAAATTGGGGCTGAACCGTTTGGTGCGTTTGGTCGGTTCGTGGCGTGGCTTGCTGGTGCTGACCTATCACCGGATCGGGAATGCCGAGCAGTGTGAGTTCGATCGCGGCGTTTATAGTACGGATGAAGCGACGTTTGCCCGGCAGATGGAATTCATTCGTCGCCACTTTGAAGTTGTGAGTGTCGACGATGTCATGCGAAAACCGGCCGACCATTGGAAGAGACGCCAGGCAGTTCTGGTTACCTTCGACGACGGCTACATCGATAACTACGAAATTGCCTTTCCCATTTTAAAACGCCTCGATATTCCCGCGTTGTTTTTCGTAACCAGCGGGTTCATCGATCAAAGGTCGATTGCCTGGTGGGATGAAATCGCTTGGATGATGCGAAAGCAATATGCTGGCGTTGAAGAAGACCAGGTCGACGATGCGATTGTGGACGTCGTCGAGAAGTTCTACGAGATCTCCGCGTCTGAGAGTGAAGACTATTTGAATCGCGTGGGCGATCAAGCGCAAACCGGTCGATATCAAGGGGCTTCACCAGTATGGATGAACTGGGGAATGCTGCGAGAGATGGCCGCAGCTGGCATGAGCTTCGGAGGACATACCGTCTCGCACCCGATTCTTACGCGTACAAGTACCAGCAACTGGGAACATGAACTCACCGAAGGCCGCCGCCGCTTAGAGGAAGAACTGGATGTCGACGTCCAGGTCTTCAGCTATCCCGTTGGTAACCCCGATTGTTTTAGTTCCGACTTGAAACAGCAAACGGCCAAGCATTACCAAGCCGCTTTCAGTTGCTACGGTGGCGTGAACCAAGGGAAGGCCGCAGGAAGCTGGGATCGTTTTGATCTGCGGCGTTGGCCTGTCTATGGACCGATGCGGCAATTTCGGATGACGACAACGTGGCCGCAGCTTCTTAATTAG
- a CDS encoding glycosyltransferase yields the protein MTSADISIVVTTFERPGHLRNCLRSLENQDFDARRCEVIVADDGSAGSETEACVAEFAQRWGGRTLFLTQAKAGFRLAMCRNKAAAVSQGPELIFLDGDCIVPPQFVRSMVEGLQPGVVLASDCYRLSEKATQSINGDRIDAWDVEKLICQNEVKRLSRKTFRARVYSLLSLPMRPRLTGCAFACRREDLLGINGFDENFVGWGFEDRDIQRRFLRNGIRTKTVLHRVKAIHLWHPFDPTFARNGEGTANRAYYEQSPVMPFCQHGMNQYLDGSVPYQTYDRPLSSRLAEPAALPVAQASSGTLITPPSNASALSVSLG from the coding sequence ATGACAAGCGCGGATATAAGTATTGTTGTCACGACGTTTGAGCGTCCTGGCCATCTAAGGAATTGCCTGCGTTCTTTAGAGAACCAAGATTTCGACGCCAGACGCTGCGAAGTGATCGTGGCCGATGATGGTTCTGCGGGAAGCGAAACCGAAGCGTGTGTGGCCGAGTTTGCCCAGCGATGGGGGGGCCGCACCCTCTTTCTTACCCAAGCCAAAGCTGGTTTTCGTCTAGCAATGTGCCGTAACAAAGCGGCAGCCGTGTCGCAGGGGCCCGAGCTGATCTTCCTGGATGGAGATTGCATTGTGCCCCCCCAGTTTGTCCGTTCCATGGTCGAAGGATTGCAGCCTGGGGTCGTGTTGGCGAGCGATTGCTACCGTTTGTCTGAAAAGGCCACCCAATCAATCAACGGCGATCGCATTGACGCTTGGGATGTGGAAAAACTGATTTGCCAAAACGAGGTGAAGCGTCTCTCGCGCAAGACCTTTCGGGCACGTGTTTATTCTCTGCTTTCTCTGCCGATGCGTCCGCGCCTGACTGGTTGTGCGTTTGCCTGCCGACGGGAAGATTTACTTGGCATCAACGGCTTCGACGAAAACTTCGTTGGTTGGGGATTCGAGGATCGCGATATCCAGCGTCGCTTTTTACGCAACGGGATTCGTACGAAGACGGTCTTGCATCGCGTGAAAGCGATTCATCTTTGGCATCCCTTCGATCCCACGTTTGCTCGTAACGGAGAAGGCACAGCCAATCGCGCGTACTACGAACAATCGCCAGTGATGCCGTTTTGCCAGCATGGCATGAACCAGTACTTGGATGGTTCCGTTCCTTATCAGACTTACGATCGTCCCTTGTCCTCCAGGCTCGCAGAGCCTGCTGCACTGCCGGTGGCTCAAGCTTCCAGCGGAACGTTAATCACTCCTCCTTCGAATGCGTCCGCTCTTTCGGTCTCGCTTGGATAA
- a CDS encoding tRNA-(ms[2]io[6]A)-hydroxylase, with the protein MLHLKSESSQRWLDQVEKHTDLVLIDHAHCEKKAAGTALNLIFAYVEDEELCREMTSIVNEELEHFHMVLDLLKKRGIKFLRLKPSNYGNQLHELIRNQEPQRAVDRLLIAGLIEARSCERFGQLRKHLPDAELRDFYDSLFESEARHHAVYVRLAKHYAPEKEVMARLDELATAEAAIIAKGYENARMHS; encoded by the coding sequence ATGCTGCATTTAAAGTCCGAATCAAGCCAGCGTTGGCTCGATCAAGTCGAAAAGCACACCGACTTGGTCCTGATCGATCACGCCCACTGCGAAAAGAAAGCGGCTGGCACAGCGTTGAACCTGATCTTCGCTTATGTCGAAGATGAAGAGCTATGCCGCGAAATGACTTCGATCGTCAACGAAGAACTCGAACACTTTCACATGGTGCTCGACCTACTAAAAAAACGTGGAATCAAGTTCCTCCGCCTCAAGCCAAGTAATTACGGTAACCAGCTGCACGAACTGATCCGCAACCAGGAACCACAGCGAGCCGTTGATCGCTTGCTGATTGCCGGACTGATCGAAGCACGGAGTTGCGAGCGATTCGGCCAACTCCGCAAGCACCTACCTGATGCAGAGTTACGCGACTTTTACGATAGTTTGTTTGAATCCGAGGCCCGGCATCACGCCGTTTATGTGCGATTAGCGAAGCACTATGCCCCAGAAAAAGAAGTGATGGCCCGCCTGGACGAGCTTGCCACGGCGGAAGCAGCGATTATTGCCAAGGGATACGAAAACGCGCGCATGCATAGCTAA
- the mtnB gene encoding methylthioribulose 1-phosphate dehydratase produces MTTDTEVTPSPSHPALAGAEKAIAELRETGQYFFQRGWSVGTSSNYSVVLNRSPLQLVVTASGMDKGRLRPKDFVRCNYDGVQVDTNNQPTTDQPRSSAETLLHVVLARLEGVGSVLHTHSVWGTLLSDHFAAQGSFEIEDYEMLKGLAGVKTHRHVESVPIFDNTQDIPKLAEKVDKRLHDESQPPIHGFLIRNHGLYTWGEDVAEARRHIEVYEFLFEVLGRKLSAQGKLCNPA; encoded by the coding sequence ATGACTACCGATACCGAAGTCACCCCCTCCCCTTCCCATCCTGCCCTAGCCGGAGCTGAAAAAGCCATCGCCGAATTGCGCGAGACCGGCCAGTACTTCTTCCAACGCGGTTGGTCAGTCGGCACCAGCAGCAATTACAGCGTGGTTCTCAATCGCAGCCCGCTTCAGTTGGTTGTCACGGCCAGCGGTATGGATAAGGGGCGTCTGCGGCCCAAAGACTTCGTTCGCTGCAACTACGACGGCGTTCAGGTCGATACCAACAATCAACCCACCACCGATCAACCCCGTTCTTCAGCGGAAACGTTGTTGCATGTTGTTCTCGCTCGGCTGGAAGGCGTTGGCTCGGTACTGCATACCCATTCGGTATGGGGCACGCTATTGTCCGACCACTTCGCAGCCCAAGGTAGTTTCGAGATCGAAGATTACGAAATGCTCAAGGGCTTGGCTGGCGTGAAAACGCACCGCCACGTCGAATCGGTGCCGATCTTCGACAATACGCAAGACATTCCTAAGCTGGCCGAGAAGGTCGACAAACGCCTGCATGACGAGTCGCAACCGCCGATTCACGGCTTTTTGATTCGCAACCACGGCCTATACACTTGGGGAGAAGACGTCGCGGAAGCTCGTCGCCACATCGAGGTTTATGAGTTTCTCTTTGAAGTCTTAGGGCGTAAACTTTCAGCACAGGGAAAGCTTTGTAACCCCGCCTAG
- a CDS encoding 1,2-dihydroxy-3-keto-5-methylthiopentene dioxygenase codes for MASISIPDENRTLTEVQEIRDFLQPFGIWYEKWDVAGRIGEKATNEEILEAYSPEIERLKKQGGFVTADVINVSPETPNLDAMLEKFNKEHTHSEDEVRFTVEGRGVFHINPENGPVFAVLVESGDLINVPRDTQHWFNLCSDRHIRCIRLFEDPSGWTPHYMDDGVHVKYSPLCWGPDFLPKADDIDPVVKL; via the coding sequence ATGGCCAGCATTTCCATTCCTGACGAAAACCGCACACTGACCGAAGTGCAAGAGATTCGCGACTTTCTGCAGCCGTTTGGCATCTGGTACGAAAAGTGGGATGTCGCTGGTCGCATTGGCGAAAAAGCGACCAATGAAGAGATCTTAGAAGCCTACTCGCCGGAAATTGAGCGCCTGAAAAAACAGGGCGGGTTTGTCACCGCCGACGTGATCAATGTCTCGCCAGAAACACCCAACCTCGATGCGATGCTCGAGAAATTCAATAAAGAACACACCCACAGCGAAGACGAAGTTCGCTTCACGGTAGAAGGTCGGGGCGTGTTTCATATCAATCCTGAAAACGGGCCAGTCTTTGCTGTCCTCGTTGAATCAGGCGATTTGATCAATGTGCCACGCGACACGCAGCATTGGTTCAACCTTTGCAGCGATCGCCACATTCGTTGCATCCGTCTGTTCGAAGATCCTTCCGGTTGGACGCCGCATTACATGGACGACGGCGTGCACGTTAAGTATTCGCCTCTGTGCTGGGGCCCCGATTTCCTGCCGAAAGCGGACGACATTGACCCTGTGGTGAAACTCTAA
- the mtnC gene encoding acireductone synthase, whose amino-acid sequence MASPWNCILLDIEGTTSSVSFVYDVMFPFVLRELDNYLECAWNAPELSPVLDQIAQDAGHQSFLAWTADLTDESSRRERVASEIRRLMADDVKATGLKQLQGMIWKDGFERGELVAQVYQDVPEALEAWTSAGLRVYIYSSGSIAAQKLFFGHSEAGNLLPYFSGHFDTTTGPKKETQSYLTIAAEIGEAGEKVLFISDVTAELDAAREAGMETRLSIRPGNKPVEEGHGHEPIASFSQVSLG is encoded by the coding sequence ATGGCATCACCTTGGAACTGCATCCTGCTTGACATCGAAGGCACCACATCCAGCGTCAGCTTCGTGTATGACGTGATGTTTCCGTTTGTCCTGCGCGAACTAGACAACTACCTAGAGTGTGCCTGGAACGCGCCAGAACTCTCGCCGGTCCTCGATCAAATTGCCCAAGATGCCGGACACCAAAGCTTTTTGGCCTGGACCGCTGATCTGACCGACGAATCGTCACGACGCGAACGGGTCGCTAGCGAGATTCGCCGTCTCATGGCTGACGATGTGAAAGCGACCGGTTTAAAGCAGCTGCAAGGCATGATCTGGAAAGATGGCTTTGAACGTGGTGAACTGGTCGCCCAGGTTTACCAAGACGTCCCCGAGGCCCTGGAAGCATGGACCTCGGCTGGCTTGCGAGTCTATATCTATTCGTCCGGCAGTATCGCCGCCCAAAAGTTGTTCTTTGGGCACAGCGAAGCCGGCAACCTTCTCCCCTATTTCTCAGGCCATTTCGATACGACCACGGGGCCCAAGAAGGAAACTCAGAGCTACCTCACCATTGCTGCCGAGATCGGTGAAGCAGGCGAAAAGGTGCTGTTCATCAGCGATGTCACCGCCGAGCTTGATGCGGCCCGTGAAGCAGGCATGGAGACCCGACTGAGCATTCGCCCCGGTAACAAACCGGTGGAAGAAGGCCATGGCCACGAGCCGATCGCCAGC